The genomic segment GCTCTCACACAcgagcatatatatatgtatacatatatatatatatatcatacatatgctTTCTATAGGTTTTTGAAACTTTTCATTAATTCCTATAGTATATCCATATCACAGTACAGAATAAAGGAATTCACCACTGAGGAAATCAATCACATGGTGTTGTTTTTTTGGCTCACCACTGTCGTAAGTGCACTTCTGCAGGTGTTCTTTATGCACCTGTGAAAGAGCCTATGTTTGTCAGTTTTCTATTACTATGACAAAAATGCTTGAAGTATCAACTTATAAATGTGAAAGTTGATTTGGCCTCAGAGTTTGGGATGTTTCAGTCTGTTTGGTTAGCCCCGTTGCTTTGAAGAATATATTAAGGTAGCATATAATGGCAGGGAGTATgtgacaataaaacaaaacaaaacaagcaaaacaaacaacaacaacagcaaaaacccaaaaccaaaacctgttCACCTTGTGGCTGggacatgaaagagaaagaaaccctggTTCCTCAAATCTCTTTGAAGACTTGACCAACTACCTGAAATTTCTCACCAAACCTTACTTCCTAAATCTCCCATTATGTTTCAGTAATGTGACCCTGGAGAACCCAGCACTTAATCGTGGGCCTTGGTAGAGGTTAGACCCAAAATATAACCTTCTCACCACCTCAGATACTGTATTTTCACATTATGATGTACAACAAATTAGCCCAAAAGCCTCTTGTTACTCAATTCAAATGTTTATCATTTGATGGAAGAGTTATATAAACATTGGCTGATCTAAGCTGGACTCAGGACAACTCTGCTGGAGTTGACTGGTATTCTTATACATTTTTCTAGAGTTTCTAAAAATCCAAACTAAGTTTAGCTCAATGTGATTCAACTCTGCTGCACCTATGTCTCATATTTCTGAGATAAGAATGAAGTTCAGCAACTTCTTTCTTGTGGCAATGAAAAAGGATCGGAAAATAGACTTGTCATCATATTTATCTTATTCTCTTGGGCAAAGTGATTACTTGGGTGAACCCACAATGGAGAAGTACACTCTTCACCAGATGGAAGAAGGTGGCACCAGGTGCCACCTCAGCCTAGCACCATATCCAGATCCTTTGTTACATGACAAAAAATGTCAAGTCCAAGAAGATAGAGTACATACATTTAGTTACGCTGGTAAAGCAGTCATGGCTTATGGTTCCTTTTGCCCCATTAACCTTTGGAGCAACGATGGAAATGCAATGATATGATCTCTACCATGTGAAGTAGGATCTCATAGCTATCCCGCAAGAGCTTGGTCAAAGAAAAcagctttcctcttttcttcctagaAAGATGCTGAGAAGTCCCACTGAGGTTATACCACCTTCCTTTGTCCCATTAACAGATCATGAACATGAACTAGacctaaattatatatttatttttcataataactATGCAGATAATGACCTTCTGAAATGTATCACATTTAGAACAAttgtttccatcttttttttttattttttttttgtttatttNNNNNNNNNNNNNNNNNNNNNNNNNNNNNNNNNNNNNNNNNNNNNNNNNNNNNNNNNNNNNNNNNNNNNNNNNNNNNNNNNNNNNNNNNNNNNNNNNNNNNNNNNNNNNNNNNNNNNNNNNNNNNNNNNNNNNNNNNNNNNNNNNNNNNNNNNNNNNNNNNNNNNNNNNNNNNNNNNNNNNNNNNNNNNNtcccactttctggccctggcattcccctacactggggcatagaaccttcacagggccaaggtcctctttatttcactttaataattttatcacaataagactcactaaataaataaacacaaggaTTGATATCTTTCCATTATAGTCATAGTTACAAGGAAACACACACCAAATTAACTGATGTAGTAGTGTTCGTTGGAGTGTAGTCTATGGCACAAGTCTGTATTGAATACCATATTTGGATAAAGGTAAGATGTTTTGCCTTACACATACAGGTTTAGACAAAATGAAGAGGTCACATGTTTGTCTGAACTTTGCTGTGCTATTCATGTGTGCTATGTAGTCTTCATTTTGCCCTAGAGGTATTTTTCAAGCCTGAAAGTTTGTTTGTGGGGAAAGTTTAGATTTGGTATATCTCTGATCCTCACCAGGTTGAAAATTTtgttaagaaaatgaagaaagaagaaaggtagaGAAGAGCCAGAAGATAGGATGATGTATGACGGGCTACAAATGCCATTCTCTAGACTTCATACAAATTTTATACTTAACAACTTGAGTTACCTGTGCTGAACCTCACAAGTCCTAGCAAAAATCAGTCAAGGGAGCAGGAAGGGTCCAAGGCCCACCTTTTTACCTTGAATTATTGGATGCTGAGAGATTCTGGGAGATACCAAATCCATGGGAGCACAGACAGCTCTGGTTAATCTCAATGggacacagggaaaaaaaatggacagACATGAACATGAGAAAGAGCTTTGTGGGAAAGGCTGAATATGAGAATATACAGAATGCATGGTATACATAGGTGAAGAGTCTAAAGACAAATTTAATAAGTCTACTTAAGTCTTTGAAAGAGcaacaaaagaaactgagagagaaagcaaatgaaTGAGTCCCCCAAGCATGGATGCCATCACATCTCTattcctgtcttctctttgtcGCTTGTGAAGAACACTAACTCTTAGTGATATGGTATTTGGGGTACATATTGTATACTttccttaaaataatatatttgtttaaaaacttGTTACTGTATAAGTATTGCATTTTATCTGTGAGTACCCtatctgtattatttttcttatttaatttttgtttataatcATAAACTCAACTCTGCAATCCAGCTAGAATTGGAGGGGAATGAGGAAAATATGGAACCCACAGAATTTCAATGAGAGCTGAAATTTCAGGGTATTATGAGCAAGTGGGTTGGGGATGCTCTCCTGAGGTACAGAAGGAATGGTCTGGTGGATAAGATGACCACAAGTCAAACATATTAGAGCTGCCCACAGTAGGCAATGGTGATCTTCTTGCTGCTCTTGCCAGTCCTGTACTCAAAATGCTCCACAAAAATGCTCCATGGCATCCACAATGTTCATGCCCCCTTTTACCAAAGGCCATGTGTTGACACCCAGCTGCTCAGTCTTGGCAGTGCATATAAAACCCTGGGAACCATTAGTGTTTGGTCCAGCGTTTGCCGTGGACAAGATGCCAGGACCTGTATGCTTCAGGATGAAATTCTCATCCTCAAATTTCTCCCTGTAGATGGACCTGACACCAGGTCCATCATGGCCTGTGAAGTCATCACCCTGGCTCATGAATCCTGGAATAATTCTGTGAAAGGAGGAACCCTCatattcattcctttctctccagTCCTCAGAGCACAAAAGTTTTCTGCTGTCTTTGGACCTGTTGAATACAAGCGGGTTTTCTGCTGTCTTTGGacctgtgaatacaagcgggTGAGAGACAAGACATGGACACATCCttgatacagctacctggtgtccatgTCTTGTCTCTCTCACCCGCTTGTaatcacaggtactcaataatctccagtccgagagcacccaacgGAGTGAGGGTCCGCTGGATGGACTCCCACAGAATTTGTCTGCAAACAGCTCAAAGGTGATATGGCCCAAGGACTTGCCATTTCCATGATGTTGAAGTACATACTGGGGTTAACCACAGATGCAGCAAGTGGTGACGGGGACAATGGCATCTGAAAAGCCTCCTTCTACATCATAGGATGGAATAGATCATAATCTCTCAGGAAGTAAATGGAACTTTGGGTTTTAGACAAAAATGAGTAAACACACTTCACATTATGCTCGAAGACGAGGCAAGCATGAAACCATGAATATAAGAGGGCTGCAAAGGGTTTGCCTGTAAGCCATGAGATTTGAGGGATGAACTGTTCACTTTCTCTGATTCTTGGTGTAGGGGTGCCAGAGAGGCTTATGAGCCAGAAACAACAAGCATATGGTAACCAAATAAAGTAAGCAAACACTAAGACAAAAGAAGCCTTCTCTCTGCACAAATGACTGGGAAAAAAAGGCTTTTTTTCTCAGGGCAAAACCCTGTCAGCAGCACGAGTCTTACTCCATTTGAACACTCCCCCAAACATGTGTTCTCCTTGATCTGATTGTGCATGGCAGTCAACAACAGAACTGTGTAAGGAGACCCCTGGCTGCTACTACTATTCTGTAAACGACAGTAACTGGCAGGTTGGTGGGTATCCACAAAGCCAGTGTGCCAGTAAATTCCTGAATACCAATCCAGACAAGCAATAATGAGGTTAGCATCTGTTAGCATTCTGCTCAAGCTATTACAAGGTAATGTCCCTTCTCCTCCTGACCAGTTGAAAACTGTAGAGGTTAGGTATGAAAACAAAGATGTCTATAATCAGGGAAGTAATAAGTAGCGAAATGTAAATAACAATCAGAGGTGAAATATGCAAATTGTTCAGGATATAATTGAAAATCATCCATAATACCAAGAACTATGAACATTTCAATTAGAACAATAGATGAGGATGAATAGATACTAACACCAGGATGACACAGATGTCATAATTATTTGACAGCCATTTTAATACAACCATCATAAAATGCTATTATGAATAATTactattttgaaacaaaaattctcatcaaaggaaaaaaaagacacaaaggaaaacTGAATAGAAATTCTAGaactaaaagaataatttttcaaaagttttttttttttttaaagcttacaaTAGGAGAGCAgggattatagaagaaaatagtGAGCAAGGTTAAAGCTCGAGTAACAGAAATTATAGTCTAAACAATATAGAAAATACAgacatataatacaataaaaaatctaaaagtaataTTATTACACAcccagaagggaagaagagaaagtatgAGATTcaagaaatattcagaaaaataattgtttaaaaatgcCCTGAATATGGTGGAAGgcataagacaaaagaaaaacaagcatttCAAAATCAGCTAGAAAGAAATGGTATACTATTCATGGaggaaagtcccagagacctgggatggggaggctACCAGGACTAAATGTGGGTGACTTTAGCCGAAATGCACAACTatagggagatggaacctgaagagaccaatTCCAGTAGTCAGACaggaccccagtggagggatggggacaccaacccacctataaaatttttgaccccaaattgttcctgtctaaaagaaatgcagggacaaaactgaagcagagactgaaggaatggccaaccagtgaccagcccaacttgggatccatcccatgggcaggcatcAATTCCTGACACTGAtcttgtgcttacagacaggagtctagcatggctgtcctctgagaagctctaccagcatctgactgagacagatgcagctacttacagccaaccattgaactgaggttggggacctctatggaagagttagggaaatgattgaaggagcagaaggagatggcaaccccataagaagaccaacagtatcaactaacctgaacccctcagagctcccagtgtcaAAGCtagcaaccaaagagcatacacaggctggtccaaggcccctggtacatatgtagcagaggccttCCTTGCTGGGCTTAGTGGGAGATAATGTGACTTATCCTGTAGAGATGTGATGCCCCAGGGTCAGGGAACACTTGTTGGGGGGGCATCTCTCAGAGGCGAAGGGGATGAAGGGTGGCGGAAAGAACTCTGTGAGGAGGGACTAGAAGAGAGCAACATTTgggttgtaaataaataaaaaaaaatattattaaaaagaatatcttttaaaaaaaatgtaacaggATATTTCTCATCACAAATCagagaaaccacaagaaaatagTTTGGCGTTTTCCATGTAGTAGAAGAATTGCCTACCCACGTTATTATAATTTGACCCTTAAGTGACACCTGAATGATAGGCTGGATCACTAGACTGAGGATCtgtgagaaaaggaaggaacttCTAGGTGGTAGGGCTTATCAAAAGGGATGTGCCATTGCAGGAGATACCAAGACACCCAGTCAGGGTGAGTTAAGTTTTTCAGGTTTATGTTCATAACAATGGACAGCTAACAAgtaaaagagaaggagagagagagagagagagagagagagagagagagagagagagagagagagagagagagagagagagcacaaacaATGGCCTCAGGTAAAACAAAGGCTTTCTCAGACAAGAAAGTTTAccttaaaagaagaaagtgttttaaaatagaaaaaaatgatcacCAAAGGAATTGTGTCACATTAGGAATAAAGGCAGGACAGCAGAGTGGAGAAATGTATGGGCTCATGTACTACAGTGTTGGTACTCTTTTTggctctttttattgtttttctatacCGCCTTTCTAACTTTTattccactttaatttttttccaaccccacaacactaggtaggagaaaaagaacattagAAGGGAAAGGGATAGATCTCTTTCAGCCAACAAAATAGACTACACTTGCTCATTAGGGGCATTGAGTTCTATGGGCCAAATCTTGTCAGAATAGctccaatttcttcttcttaTCTATTTGTTCAGGAACACTTGACAAactgcaacaacagcaacaggagctgctgccttcttcctccccttcttcctcttccttctcctcttacacctcttcctcttcctcttcctcctcttcctcctcctcctcctcctcctcctcctcttcttcctcctttttcatgCCTTTTGCCCCTTTTGGGGGCTCTGGCATCTACTTCCCCTCCAGAGTCCTCAGAATTAacctatctgcagctggcaaagatcaTGCCCCTCCTAGAGCACAAGACAACCCAAAATAATCATAGTTGACAGCTGTGGATAAACTGAAGATAATCCCACACCtggtattaaaacaaaaacatattcacataatatTACTgggttttcaaagaaaccaaaactctcactACACAGTACTTTTTAGATACTTAAATTGCCTCAACCTATGGagaagaaatatttaagaaatcaAGTTATAATAGAGGGTAAAATAAGTAAGATGTTTACATTTAATCTGAAATGGTAAAGTATCGGGACTAATCAACTctcacaaatatatgtatgtatatatatatgtatatatatataccccttGATGAAAACAGTTtggacacttgggaggcagaggcagaagaatcttaAGATTGAGGCTATTTACAAGGCAAATTCAAGGTTAGATTTAGATATATAAGGAgaatgtttcaaaaaagaaaatgaactaaaacactatgtaaaaaaataatatactCAAGCCTTAGCGAAAAGACCCAACAAGTTTAAATAACAAGGTGTATAACAAGTGTGTGGGCTTAGTCTTACCAGAGTCTTAGAGAACAAGCCTTTGTCTTATTAGTGAGTATGGCCTGGCTGTATTCCTGCCATATATGCTTTATATTACACCAAGGAACATTCCATCTTCATCTAATTTGTTTAATTTGGACAAACGCCTTTTTTCACATTATGGAAAGGGAGTGGGGGGTAGAATAGTGTCATGagattatttataaagaaaataaaactttacacTGAGCGGCACATCTTATTTGGTCATAGTACATCATTCTtttcatatgttttaaaatttaatttgtca from the Mastomys coucha isolate ucsf_1 chromosome X, UCSF_Mcou_1, whole genome shotgun sequence genome contains:
- the LOC116091610 gene encoding peptidyl-prolyl cis-trans isomerase A-like, with the translated sequence MSQGDDFTGHDGPGVRSIYREKFEDENFILKHTGPGILSTANAGPNTNGSQGFICTAKTEQLGVNTWPLVKGGMNIVDAMEHFCGAF